From Armigeres subalbatus isolate Guangzhou_Male unplaced genomic scaffold, GZ_Asu_2 Contig1460, whole genome shotgun sequence:
CCGTTTCCGTTGCCGTTCAGCTAATATTGTGTTTTGGgcttaatttccgaagaaattcccaaattccaggaggaaatccagaaggaattccttaggaagttcctccaggaatttcttcggaagcttctccaggaattcatttgggaattcccccgaaagttcctccaggaattcgtttggaagttcctccaggagtttctttggaagttcctctaggaattccttcggaagtttccccaAGAATTCGTTCGgcagttgctccaggaattcgttcggcagttgctccaggaatttcaagATGCTCTTCTGGAAGAAATCCCAGAGGGACTTCATGAACAAATACCAGAGGAAcacctggaggattttcttgaACAACTCCCGAATGAAATCCTATAAgagattgctggaggaattccttgagtatcttttagaggaacttctgaaggaattaccaAATGCGTTTATGGaaaaattctcagaggaattcccagatagTTTTCTGTTAGAATTCCCAGATAGTTTCCTGGTACAGTACCTAGAAGATTTCCGGcagaacttgtggaggaatttccagtagtttcttgaaggaatttctggaagaattttcagcgAATCTCTAGGAGGAGCtcctgcaggattttttttgaagagctcctgaagaaattcctagaggagctcctggaggaatctcccgAAAGTAATTCTCAgataaaatcctggaggaattcccaggaaactgctgaaggaatttccagattaaTTTCTGGATACATTTCTAgaagagctcctggaggaatttgccaATCAGTTTCTGgagtaattcctagaggaactcctgaaagaacaGTAAAAAAATACGTCAAATGTACGAATTCTCAAAGTAACATTTGATGTTAcagctggaggaatttcttgatgaacttctcAAGGGAATCCGAGATATACTCATGGAGAAATTCGCTGAGCAACTTTTGGTGAAATTTTCAGAGCAACTGGTGGAATTTATAGATgtattcccaaataaatttgtAGACGAACTTTTGAATGAATTACTGGGGAAAATCGATTCACTGGTGGAACATCTTGAGGAATTCCAACATGCTGTTCTTTTCGAAATCccagagaaactcccggaggaattaattgATAGATTTACGGTAGAATGCTCAGAGGAATTACTTTCAGattaattcctggaagaaaattctaaaggactttccaaaggaactccaggaggaaacCCAACAGCACTCCCGAGGAGGAGTTTACAAATGAAATCGTGAAGACATTACCAAAATAATTCCCTTATGTAATTACAAAAGCTTctctacaggaagaatttcctgaaaatttctttgtgtaatttattgatttaaattgaagaATAAATTCCATTTAGATTGAgagtcaaaatttcaatgaaataagTCTGATATGATTTTAAATGatgttttcattattatttttatcttaGAATTAATTTCGATGGCATCATAAAGCACCGGAGTTAAAACACTACTCCAAGCAACCAGCTTACTCGTTCACGGCCTGTCCGACCTTGATCTTCTTGGTACCACACACCTTCTTCATACGGTTCTCGCGTCATCTCCTCGAACATTCCATGGCGACCCAATCAGTGCTAGAGTTCATTTTGGCAATGTCCAGGGGGTCGTAAATCAGCCTTAAACCAGTCGACTTGCCACCGACTTTATCAAGTGATTTGCAGAGGAATCACCTAGGAACTCTTGCTTAAAATTTACGATCAATTCTCATATAGAAATTATAGAATCATCCCTGCAGGAAGATCCGATGTAGTCCCTGGAGAATCCACGGAAGGTTACCTGGGGGAATAGAGgaataaattcaatttagaTTAAGTGTGAATTTAGAATcaaactttcagagaaataagCTGAAGTCTAATATGATTCAAATtgctattttttattattataccATGAAGTTATatctccatttaattcgaagGAATTAAAAGTTCACCGTACTGAAAAGCCAACTCTAAACAATCCGCTTACTTCTTCACAGCCACTCCAACCTTGGCCTTCTTGGTACCGCGCATCTTCATACGGTTCCTGCTTTCCTTGCGCTTGGGTTCGAACTTCTTGGCATGTCGTAGATCAGCACAAAGCTGGTCGACTTGCCACCGCCAAAGTTGGTTCGGAGTCAGAACACGAATACTAAATCGGAGATGGTTTTGTACATGACGGCCAACCACGGATTTCCTCCTTCGGGACCCAAGCCAGACCCGGACGCAAGACGTCGCAGATCATCTTTTCACGGCTAAGCAGATGGTTGGTAATGTACCTGCAGATACGGATCGTTGCGGTCGACATTTTGGTGCATCTCCTTTAATAGATTAGGTACGAACCGTCTTCGCGAATGCACTATAGCAAAACATTATAATTAAACAGCATACTATGAATTATTTGCACATGAAATACacgaatttaaaataaattacactattctTAAATTAGTTCATTTGCATCTAGCTGTCATTCGGAGCAAAAGTGTACTTATGTATTGGTTGTTTTTATTTCGCGCCAATACATGCACTTTTTGCTCGTATGACAGCTAGATGTAAATAAACCAGCATGAAATCCCACCCGAAACTACCCCAACAACTGCCTAACCGGCCAAAGCGAAACATATCTAACGTTAATGTAACATGAGTGTAACAGGTTAGATGAAATTATGCACCAAGCATAAACATACCTAACAAAAGTGTGTCATTCTAGCGTAACTTTAGCCTCACTTTACCCTAACTGTTAGTGAGAATGTTAGTGTAACTATCTAACAGGATAGATGCACATTATGCTAAAGTTAGAGTAACCTTCCTTGCTGGGAACTTCGACATGTATATCATTAGGATCTCAATCTGGTGCAGTTTTTTTTATCGTTGGTTTCGTTGCTAAAAAATATTGTACAGTTTATTACCGCATGCGTAGTTTACACTCTGAAAATTATCCCTCGCGAAAATAGTGCAATGGCTGTAATCATGTAATATTATTCTGTTTGCagttaaaacaatttatttattctccaatagGTCACAGTTTTTGTCTTATGTTTTGTCGTTTTCAAACTTTGCATCAGATccacagattttcagataaatgaaGTGCTTAacacattattatttatttattcagacctgggtgctgcggatagagccgcttttctgctctcaagcgagtagagggatattttgaaatcaatcccataagcaaaattattttgcagttacttggctgtcaaacatttcccgctcttcgaatttctctttccatgctgcatgaaggcgcactaatgcgcgagactctacatgactttacgatggtttacatacattcctgctccaatcagctgttgcatctcgtgaaatttcgtaccGAGTGCTTTTTAaatgcattcctactaattttcaactcgaaatataatgtgataatatttgttacaaagaatacaaaattcaatctaagtttatttttatttttttcccaactaataacaatacttctcaatataggatctgaaacgaacataaccacaatcttcaatgtttggctccggcacaatagaaaagtttggcttcagtttgacaaccaaatcgattctattcgcaccacccagattcagactaaggccgaagtggcctgtgcagtatacaagagtcttctccattcggctcggtccatggctacacgtcgccaaccacgcagtctacggagggtccgcaagtcatcctcCACCtcatcgatccaccttgcccgctgcacagctcgttgtcgagaactattttcaccgagttactgtccgacattctggctacgtgcccggcccaccgcagtcgtccgattttcgcggtgtgaacgatggatggttctcccagcagctcatgcaactcgtggttcattcgcctcctccacgtaccgtccgccatctgcaccccaccatagatggtacgcagcactttccgtcgcgtccaagtgcgcgttggtcctccacgagcatcgtccaggtctcgtgttcgtagaggactaccggtctatcGATTGCTCTTCCAAGTCAACTACGCTTGATTCAAAACAAATAGCAACCAATCATACCCGTGTTGGTTCCTAGAGCCCACGCGTACGATTCTTCTTCAGCCATGCGCAAACCAGATGTTCCACATTCTccaaattcttccggaagtcggATCGATTGCTCTACCATTGCTCTGATACCGAGCCTGATACAAAACAGACAGCTATGCCGAAACCAGTTCAATGGCAATACAATAGCTTTCTTTTAAGTACAAATGAGTTTAAATCGGCTTACAAACGGCTCAAATAttgatcccaagtaacattttggttttataatggtCATGAAAACCGCAATTCGCTCTCCAAGACTTCCATAAAACCTGCATAAAACttaaatgttactagggatatgccaatattttttagttttctaAAATATGCCTTGTGTGCGTTTTTAACAGGAATCTGTAAAACCATTTGCGGGACTGCAGAAAAAAATCGATGAGTCCAATGTCAATACTATAGcattcgtttaaagataaattcattcaaatcggtacagacggctgagatcttgatgtgacattcttttgttagttttctaaaATTATTTCCCAATTTCGTATTTCAAAGATATTTTGCAACAAAGATTATGTGTTTCATTGCCCAATTCCCTATGTTGCAATGTATTCAGATATTCTTAAACCACAATGCACAGCGTTTCGAAACGGCTTTCTGctaaagttactgttttcataaaaattttattacaaacttcaaactgcgcaTGCTCAtttaaatttcttccaaattaactaaaaatttaggaagaTTATTCAAATGGCAAATACAATCTTTTAAGCATTGAGGaacaaaaaagtaaaaatttgaatcgcTCTCACATTTATAATATGTGCTCAGTTTTTGgggctgagttgattggtatatatgaATTTGGTCTCCGAGCCTCAGATAAAAAGTCGATTTTCCAAGTGATCCTTGCAATATGGTatatggccggggttcagccaaatcgcaccaagcgcctacAACAAAATTGTCATTTTTCTGCCAAGCTTTCATTTAGCGGATTtaattaatcactaatcatatcgAATATcactcaaccccataactgaggatagcctacaacaaatgtacgtatgaatttatatgaaataagttccgtttttcttttacgaacaaaatatcacaagtcagtcaaatgccgcttggtgcgttttggctgaaccccgatcaTACCATATTGTAAGCAAGCATTCATCtatgggagcatccataaattacgtaacgcttagaggagaGGGAAGGTTGACTGAAGTATGACGATTCATATAAAACATTCAGATGCTCCatacaaaaaagtgtgacatggggggttgaaaatggccgaatttcgcgttacgtaattattgGATCTTTCCTATttgtttgaattaaattttcacTTAATTTGGCAGTCTGATATGTTGGCGAGCACATACAGAATAACAAGAACCGAAAAAGTCATAGCCCAGGTTCATTGTAGTACATTCAACGTCACATCATGCGCTAAAAAAAGGGAAAATTAGTAAAATGAAATTCTATATCTTTTGCTGTCTGTTTAGTTGGAAATACATACAGAATAATTAGAGCCACAATCCTAATATCAACCTAGCTAACCAACACAGCATAGTGGTAATGCTCTTCGGCTCTTGGAACTATGCCATCAGCGCGAAGCATTTTTAGTCCACAGGTGTTGGCGCAATGCGGTTCTTGATTTTCGGAAGGCCTAATTAATTGTAGCATCACCAACATTAACATTGAGCGTTCACTTGTTACTAAAAGATAACTTAAATATGATAGATGCATGCATGCACAACTAAGGCAAGACGGCCACCCCATTTTTATACATAAAAGTGCATCACCATTTCAAGTAGAATAGTATACCATAATGTAATATTCTAAGAGTGAAATTAGTAGTGATTTAATTTCATTGCAAATTTTCACATTTCATTGCAACTATTCTAATCTGAATCTGaactaaaataaaacaaactcacAGGCGTCCCGAGCCGTCTTCTATTcacgtttgatttttttccattaAATGAAAATTCCATTTAATGATTATGTTGCTGCTAAGGATGGCGCCGTaaatgcaaagtggattgattcgTATATTAAATTACGCATTCatgcaccaaaacaattgaaaaataattgaatctcgtgattcattcttgGTTCAAacctgcagaaaatagaactgagcggtaTAACAGTTTCAAGCTTTTGAATCTCgactgttataaaaaatgaatcttgagCCACTGCTGGGAAAAAGCATGATTCAGATTCATCTTGAAAATGACAACCCCTgaacaatttgaatcactgctgactTCGCTCTTATATTGTAAACCACGATCGTTTAATGAACACATGAAAACATATGTCGCAAGTGTGTTTGCTTGAAATCCGTTTTTTTATAACATTTAGACCCATCAATTCAAGGTTTCATAATCAAAAGATTTCCTAtcagatttttgtttgtttcaataAATATAAGATACTAGTtttttgtggacgcagtagcgcccgtggcaagatttttttctgcattaataaaaaatcaaaattttcaacgtctgttgtctgtgatttttttcatgctgTGTCTAGTTGTTTAAGGTTGTTACTGGTTTtggtttctgcatctgatagtaaaaaagaattgaagtgtaaaacattttatttttttattttttgtgagtatttccccgcgtgctgtgtctggttggctagtcaccggacagacaaacagggctattatatatattattattactagtttatttgtggacgcagtagcgcccgtggcaagtgttttttttttcaatgttaattaataatttcattaataaaaaaaatcagaattttcaacgtctgttgtctgtgatttttttcatcaaatgctgtgtctggttgtctaaggttgtcactgattttgttttctgcatctgattgtaaaaaagaattgaagtgtcaaatattttatttttgtgagaatttccccgcgtgctgcgtctggttggctacaCTGAACAAAAAGTCTCCACCTTTTTTGAATGAAACGTCATTCAGTCTTTTACGAAACAAACGATTCCTTTAATTGAATGACAAAACCGATCGAATGATTTTATAATCAAGCGGAAGTTATTTTTGTTCActtaaaaatgaaatgtttttgTTTCTCGTCATTATTTCATTCACATTCGAAAAGGTGAAAACTACGTATAATTGTCATCAAAAACCGGAATGATTTTTTCCGTCATTGCCCcaataagaaaatcattctatTTTAGAATTGTTTTCGTTTAACTGTCACCTCAGCTATGCCTTGAAAATTTGATTAGAAAAACCATAAAAGTGAATGGCGACTCGTGCCGTGTGTTTtgaaaaactatttcattcgCATTGTGTCGAAGTTATTCCGTTTAAACTCTAGTGTTTAGTGTATTTCAAGTGTTAATATGACATCCGTTTATCCATTGCGGATTTTCGATGAGAAATTCAACTATATCTACAAAATCTGCTTGCAGACCAGCTTACCGCCGGACGTTGCTTTCACATTATGTGGTAAGAGTTTtcttgtttattgaaatataagtataatggatattaatttttattatagatAAAAATTTCCCGGCCGAGAGTTTTGGTACGCTTACTGTATCAGAGTGGGAAGCAGTGTTAGCTGGTACCGTGTTGAGTGGGACTGGACAGGAGGTGTTTCGACGAATTTCTCAATGGAAAACTGCTCAGGTACTTATAAGCTCACTTTTTCAGCATTGTTTATAAAGAATAAATTTTCTTGGTTTTTCAATAATATAGGCAATTGGTCCGAATGAGAGCTGCATTCCACCGTTGGAACCGAGTATGTACATGTTTCAGCTTGAACCCTCAGACATACAGCCAGATGCGCAGCAATTCTCCGGTACCATGAATACCCCGTGCATCGAATCCAATGATGCGGATCCGAGAAAACTGTCCGAGAAGACTGGCGGTGATAATTGCCCCACAGGTGGGGCGACAAGTGGGATGATGTGTAAGGTTGAACCACTCGGTTCCGATACCGACAGAAATTGTAGAAGTGTGACAGTTAGCAACACTgttcaaaaatatgaaatttgttACAACATGATGGAAGCTGATTTCGAAAAGCAAATTGACGAACAGAATTCAAACGATTTCGCGAGTACAGCTACGAATGTGCAACAGGAAGCTTATTCCGAGAAGCAAATTGACGAACTCGATTCAGACGGCCTCGTGAGCGACGGCACGGATGATAAACAGGATAGTGGTGAGATAGGCAAGCTAGCGGTAAACATAAGTGGTGTAACCAAGCTATCGGATGTGTCCAATAACATGGGAATTTCAGCTGCTGGTGCAATAAGCCCGCTATTATATGAGCAACAAGATGCATCGGCCGTTGGGGTAAGTAGTAGCGTATTTACTTATTCTATATTTCTCAATTCGTCGACCTAAGTTGATTTCATATAACATTTAGGTAATCACCTTATGTActagaaagacaaaaaatagaaaatgttacttgaaattaattaataaattataattattttttatttcaacaggTTTCCTCAGGTGTTCTTAAGCCAACAATCGATCTCCAACCTCAGTTTGCCAACACTCCATTTTTTTCACCAGACGATCTGAGTCATCTACTGGCCAAATCGGATGTCGGACAAGCTATTATCCAGAACAGCTTGAAAGGACCGTTATCGAAGGATAGCAGAAGGAATTAGCTGGCATCATAGCGAATCACCATCTTTCCTGTCACTCTGCTGGGAATAACGTAGCATTATGTCGGCTACCGAAGGCGGTGCTTGAGAACTACGTGAATTGTGTGAAGCTGTGATTCCCAGCCGAGAACAATGATATGGTATAAAAATTGTGTATTGGTATCCATATATGAAAAATAACTATAATTATACTTCAGCTAATGTACTACATCCCGGCTACGCCTCCGGAGAGAAAGAATCCAGGAGGATCGATATATCAGGCTTATAAGCGTCTGAAAAGCGTGAAACGTGATCGAGAGCGAAGAGAACTTCAGCATACGGCAAAACTAGTTGCTAAAGAAAACAACGCTAACCCTCATGAAGCTGAACAGTCTGAAGCAAACAGGTGGCTTGCTCTCAATAATGCCCCTTGGGACACAGTgatgaaaatgtggaaaatgaCAGAAACATGTCGATTTGAAGATACAAAGACGCTGAGACGCGCACAAAAGCAGACAAGTCGCTCCAAAAACTTGGCATTGATTTCATCTTTGCCGTATTCAAACGAATGTTGCCTTAATTGACTCCCCCATCCCGGGCACAGATTCTTTCCGAAAGACACTCAATAtaagttcccccgggaagtcAAGCACCAGAGACTGAGGGAAATCAGTCCAACATCTGTTGGTCTGTTATTTAAGCAGAGAAGATATTATGCATCCCAAGATAAACACTCAGATCGTGATCATCCCAATTAGCCTCCGTTGAATTGCGCTGGAGCGCGCTCATTTACTTTACACACGGCGGCTATTCAACTATGGCAACCCCATTCGGCGGCTTATTAAATTAAGCAGCACAGGCTCACACCCTGTGTAAATGCTTATGGGCGCGCTGCTGCGCAATCTTTGCTTGCGCGTTATCACCGCGAAGAGTTGAGCGTTTAAGAAGAGCGCGACAATATTATGGGTGATATTCTCAATACGGCCGTTCAGAATGGTTCAGCTGATgcaaattatggatcattattaggtcttataatttaaaaaaaaaacattctgacTACACGCGATAAACTATGAATATTATTATATCGGAGTTTTTAATTAGGATCGCGAATCAAATGAAAATACTGATAAGTATACGTTTGTAATTACTACCGACATTGTGTTTGTGA
This genomic window contains:
- the LOC134202842 gene encoding uncharacterized protein LOC134202842, with the translated sequence MTSVYPLRIFDEKFNYIYKICLQTSLPPDVAFTLCDKNFPAESFGTLTVSEWEAVLAGTVLSGTGQEVFRRISQWKTAQAIGPNESCIPPLEPSMYMFQLEPSDIQPDAQQFSGTMNTPCIESNDADPRKLSEKTGGDNCPTGGATSGMMCKVEPLGSDTDRNCRSVTVSNTVQKYEICYNMMEADFEKQIDEQNSNDFASTATNVQQEAYSEKQIDELDSDGLVSDGTDDKQDSGEIGKLAVNISGVTKLSDVSNNMGISAAGAISPLLYEQQDASAVGVSSGVLKPTIDLQPQFANTPFFSPDDLSHLLAKSDVGQAIIQNSLKGPLSKDSRRN